The uncultured Subdoligranulum sp. genomic sequence TCAACGGAAAAGAGGAAATCCCCATGCCCAAAACCCTGCCGGCGCTCTGGCGGTGCTCTGCATGGCCTGCTCCCTGGGGGGCTACCAGGCCTATGTGGGCATCGCCGCCGGGCTTACGCTGCTCACCCTCATGCTGGCCTGCCTGCGCACCGAACCCCTGCGCCCCGTGCTGGCCCGGGTGGGCGCCATGCTGGGAGTGGGGGTGCTGGGCGGCATCCTCTACTTCGGGGTGGTCAAGCTGGAACAGCTCCACTACGGCACCACCATGGCGGACTACTGCGGCGCCGACCAGATCAGCGCCGGCAAGAGTCTTTCGCTGCTGGTGCCCTCCCTGCAGCACGCCTACAGCGACTTTTTCCTCTACTGCCGCATGGAGACCGGCCACATCGGCGAGGCCCTCTGGATGCTGCTGGTGGCCAGCGCCCTCTTTGTGGTGCTGTGGCGGCTGCGGGCGCTGCTGCGCCATCCCGTCCACCTGGCGCTGCTGGTAGCGTCGGCGGTGCTGCTGCCCCTGGCCTTCAACGTCATCGATGTCATCGCCACCGACGTGCGGGTGGACCGCCTCATGTCCTACCCCATGCAGCTGCTGCTGCCCTTCTGCTTTGCGCTGTGGACGCTGCCCGAAACCAAAACCTTGCGCCGCACCCGCCGCGCCGCCGCCACCCTGCTGATGACCGCCGTCTGCTGGCTGTTCGCCCTGTCGGCCAACGCCACCTACCGCACGGTGGAGCTCTCCTACCACTATGTGGGCAGCCTCACCGACGCCATCCTCGACCAGGTGCTGGCCGACCCCGCCTACACCGCCGACACCAAACTGCTCATGGCCGGCTTCCCCGACGAAAGCCGGGTCCAGGCGTCCAACGGGCTGTACTGGTACAGCCAGTACCAGCGGTCGCCGCTGTTCTGGGGCGGCACCCACGGCATCCTGGACTGCTGGCCCACCTACCTCTACGACTACCACGGCATCGATACCCACGGCGTCACGCTGGAGGAGTACGAGAACATCGTGGGCAGCCAGGAATTCGCCGCCATGCCGGTCTGGCCTGCCCAGGGCAGCATCGCCCCCTTCGGCGATACCCTGGTGGTAAAACTCCAGGAGAACCCGCCCCAATAAACGCAAAACGCACAGCCTTTGCAAAAGGCTGTGCGTTTTTTGCTGTGTTACGGTACCTTGTGCTCCTTGGCGGTCCAGCTGCTCACCCGCAGCCGGTAGACCGCCGTGCGGTCCAGCATGGCGTCTTCCACCGTCCAGTCTCCCCGGCCGGAGTAGTGCTCCATGATGCGGTTGAGCCCCCCGAGCCGGGCGTCCCGGCCCTCCAGGAGCTCCACGCTGCCCCGGCCCAGCACGCTGCGGTAGGCGTAGGTGTAGTCGTCCGCCTTTTCCCCCGGCACCAGCTTATGGCCGGTGTCCATCTCAAAGCTGGCGGCGGGGTTTTGCCGCAATAGCGCCAGCTTTTTGCCGGCGTCCGCTCCGTGGAAATAGAGCACCAGCTGCCCCTGTTCCACCGCATAGCCGAAGTTCAGCGGCACCATATAGACGCCCTCGCCGTCCTGCATTCCCAGCCGGCAGACGCCGCAGGCCTTCACAATCTCCACCATGGCCGCAAAATCCGTGACCTCCCGGTCCTTTCTGCGCATGATCCTTCCCGTCCTTTCCCGAAAACCATTTTTTTAACTATAGCACAACGGACACGGCCGCACAAGGGCAGGCAAAACGCTTTTCCTATGCCCCCAAAAGGGGTATACTGAAAAAATTGGCAGAGGATGCTTCTTTTTGGGGGTGTCCTTCGTTATACCTAGTGAACGGTGGTGAAAGGATGGACCAGGCGGAACTGGAAGCGCTGGTACTGGCGCAGTATGATACAATCTACGCCTATTGCTGGCGGCATGTGGGGCAGCAGGAGCTGGCCCGGGACCTGACCCAGACCACCTTTCTGCGGTTCTGGCAGCACCGGGACCGCTACCGCCACGACGGGCGGGAGCTGAACTACCTGTACACCATTGCGGGCAACCTCTGCAAGGACTGGTGCAAGCGGAAAAAGCCGGTGGCTCTGGAAGACCTGCCGGAGAGCCAGCGGGACCCCGGGGCGCCCGCCCCCGACCGGGACACCGCCCTGACGGTGCGGGCCGCCCTGGCCGCGCTGCCCTTTGAGCAGCGCAACGCCCTGCTGCTCTGCTACGAGCAGGGCTTCACCGCCGCCGAGATCGCCGCCATCACCCACACCACGGTGCCCGCCGTGCGTTACCGGCTGCACCGGGCGAAACGCCGTTTGGAGCAACTGCTGAAGGAGGAACTGCCATGACCCGCCAACCTGACTGGGCGGCCCTGCTGCGCCGGGACCCGCCGCCCGCCCCCGACCCGGCGGACAAACGCCGCACGGCCGAACTGCTGCGCACCCTGCCGCCGCCCCGGCCCACCGGCCTCGGTTTTGTGTGGTGCCAGGCGGGGTTCATCCGCAAACGGATGTGGGCCTTGCAGTTCGCCCTGCTGGCCGGAGTGCTGCTGCTGGTCTGGGCCAACGGCCGCGCCGGGGTCTACGCCCTGCGGCAGTACGCCCTCTGTGCCGCGGCGGCGCCGCTGCTGCTGGTGGCCAATGTGCAGGACCTGGCCCGGGTCTACCACCAGGGCATGTTGGAACTGGAACTGGCCACCCGCTACAGCCTGCCCCGGGTCACCGCCGCCCGGCTGCTGGTCTTCGGCGTCTGTGACGCCGTGCTGCTGGGCATCTTTGCGGCGGCGGGGTCGGCGGTCTGCCGCAGCGACGGCATCATTGTGCTGCTCTACTGCCTGACGCCCTTCTGCTGTGTCAGCGCGGTCTGCATGGCCCTTTTGCGCCGTCTGCGCCCCGCCGCCTTCACCCCGGCCGCCCTGGCCGTGACGGGCATCGCCCTGCTGGTGCTGGTGCTGCCCGCCCCCCGGCTGCAGGGCCGCCTCTACGCCCCCAATGCCCGGCCCCTCTGGGCGGCGGTGCTGGTTCTCTCGGTGCTGGCGCTGGCCTGCCAGACCCGCCGCCTTGCCCGGGAGGGCGGCCGCACCCTGCTCTCTTTATAAGGAAAGGAAACTGCCATGCGCACCTTACAGACCCAACATCTGACCAAACGCTACGGCCATTTTACCGCCGTCCGGGACCTGTCGCTGACGCTGGACAGCGGCGTCTACGGCCTGCTGGGCGCCAACGGCGCCGGCAAAACCACCCTGATGCGGATGCTCTGCGGCATCCTGGACCCCACCGAGGGCACCGTCCGCTGCGACGGGGCGGATATCCGCCGCCTGGGGGAGGACTACCGGGCCCTTTTGGGCTACCTGCCCCAGGACTTCGGCTGCTACCCCGACTTCACGGGGGCGGAGTTTTTGCGCTACATCGCGGCCCTGAAGGGGCTGACCCGGGCCGAGACCGCCCGCCGCACCCAACAGCTCCTTGAGCAGGTGGGGCTGGCCGACGCCGGGCGCAAAAAGCTGCGGGCCTACTCGGGGGGCATGCGGCAGCGGCTGGGCATCGCCCAGGCTATGCTCAACGACCCCGAGATCCTCATCCTGGACGAACCCACCGCGGGACTGGACCCCCGGGAACGGGTGCGGTTCCGCAACCTCATCGCCGACTACGCCAAGGGCCGCATTGTGCTGCTCTCCACCCACATCGTCTCCGACGTGGAGGCCATCGCCGACCGCATTTTGCTGATGAAAAACGGTGCCATCGCCGACGAGGGCACCGTGGCGGAACTTTCCGAAAACGCCCGGGGCAAGGTGTGGACGGTGCACACCGACGGGGAGACCGCCGCCAAACTGGAAGCGGTCTACAATGTGGCGAACCTGCGCCACGAGGGGCAGGGGGTGGAGCTGCGGCTCATCACGGCGGACCCGCCGGCGGGGGCCGCCCCCGCCGACCCCACGCTGGAGGATGTCTATCTGTGGCATTTTGCCGGGGAGGAAAGACCATGACGCTCTTCTGGTGGGAACTGAAAAAGATTTTACGCCGCCGGATGACCCGTCTTTTGCTGGTGCTCTGTCTCGCCTTTGCGGCGGTGGGACCGCTGACGCTGGGCTTTGCCAACCTGGGCTTCGGCACCGACGTGGAGGCACCCACCTGGGAGGCCCGGGCCTGCATTGTGCAGGCCACCGCCGATGCCGGGGCCTGGCAGGGACCGCTGACCCCGGCGGTGCTCAAAGCCGCCCGGGCGGACTGCCGCGCCGTGGTGGAAAGCCAGGGGACGGTGGACGGCCAGGCCGCCTTTGTGCAGGGGAACATCCTTTACACGGCGGCGGAGGTGTTCACCGACAGCGGCTGCATTTCCTGGGAAAACTGGCCCGCCAAAATGACCGCCCTGGAGGACGGCGCCCTGGACCGGTTCTATGATCTCTGGCAGGAAAACACCCGGCGGCAGATCGAGGCCGCCCCCGACGACAAGCAGGCCCTGCTGACGGCGCTGCGGGACCGGGTGGCGCTGCCCTTCACCTACGACTGGGTGGCGGGGCACAAGGCGGTCCTCTCGGCGCTGGGCAACGTGATCTACCTGGTGGGGCTGCTGCTCTGCGTCGGGGTGGTGCCCCTTTTCTGCAGTGAGCTGCGCACCGGGGTCTTCCCGGTGAGCCACTGCGCCCGCTGCGGCCGGGGAAAACTGACCGCCGCCAAGCTGGCCGCCGCCCTGGCCTTTGCCGGGGGCGGGTTCGCCCTCTGCATGGCTGTGTTCATGGGGGTGCAGCTGGCCATGTTCGGCGCCCGGGGCCTCTCCGCCTCGCTGCAGATCGCCGACAGCCGAAGCCTTTTCCCCCTGACCCTGGGCCAGACCGAAGCCCTGCTGCTGGCCGCCGGGCTGCTCTCCTGTATGGCGGGAGCCGCCCTGGCTGCCGCCCTCTCCGCTGCCTTTGCGGGGGAATT encodes the following:
- a CDS encoding glucosyltransferase domain-containing protein, coding for MLCMACSLGGYQAYVGIAAGLTLLTLMLACLRTEPLRPVLARVGAMLGVGVLGGILYFGVVKLEQLHYGTTMADYCGADQISAGKSLSLLVPSLQHAYSDFFLYCRMETGHIGEALWMLLVASALFVVLWRLRALLRHPVHLALLVASAVLLPLAFNVIDVIATDVRVDRLMSYPMQLLLPFCFALWTLPETKTLRRTRRAAATLLMTAVCWLFALSANATYRTVELSYHYVGSLTDAILDQVLADPAYTADTKLLMAGFPDESRVQASNGLYWYSQYQRSPLFWGGTHGILDCWPTYLYDYHGIDTHGVTLEEYENIVGSQEFAAMPVWPAQGSIAPFGDTLVVKLQENPPQ
- a CDS encoding pyridoxamine 5'-phosphate oxidase family protein → MRRKDREVTDFAAMVEIVKACGVCRLGMQDGEGVYMVPLNFGYAVEQGQLVLYFHGADAGKKLALLRQNPAASFEMDTGHKLVPGEKADDYTYAYRSVLGRGSVELLEGRDARLGGLNRIMEHYSGRGDWTVEDAMLDRTAVYRLRVSSWTAKEHKVP
- a CDS encoding sigma-70 family RNA polymerase sigma factor, giving the protein MDQAELEALVLAQYDTIYAYCWRHVGQQELARDLTQTTFLRFWQHRDRYRHDGRELNYLYTIAGNLCKDWCKRKKPVALEDLPESQRDPGAPAPDRDTALTVRAALAALPFEQRNALLLCYEQGFTAAEIAAITHTTVPAVRYRLHRAKRRLEQLLKEELP
- a CDS encoding ABC transporter ATP-binding protein, whose translation is MRTLQTQHLTKRYGHFTAVRDLSLTLDSGVYGLLGANGAGKTTLMRMLCGILDPTEGTVRCDGADIRRLGEDYRALLGYLPQDFGCYPDFTGAEFLRYIAALKGLTRAETARRTQQLLEQVGLADAGRKKLRAYSGGMRQRLGIAQAMLNDPEILILDEPTAGLDPRERVRFRNLIADYAKGRIVLLSTHIVSDVEAIADRILLMKNGAIADEGTVAELSENARGKVWTVHTDGETAAKLEAVYNVANLRHEGQGVELRLITADPPAGAAPADPTLEDVYLWHFAGEERP